In Luteimonas viscosa, the genomic window CCAGGGCATCGAGCACTTCGCCGGTGCGGTCGCTGCTGCCGTCGTCGACGGCGACGATCTCGAAGTCGTCGTAGGCCTGGGCCGACAGCGCCGCGATGGTCGCGCCGATGTGTTCCTCCTCGTCGAAGCAGGGCACGAGGATCGACACGAACGGCATCGTCGCCATCGGCGGGGGCGCGTCGGGCAGTGGCCCCTTGCGCTCGCGCCGCAGGTAGTAGTAGACGCCGCCGGTCATCCAGACGCAGGCCATGACGATCGGATAGAAGAAGGCGAAGTTGAACAGCCATGCCGTCAGCGGCAGCGTCGACCAGGCCATGCTCAACGCTCCAGGTAGGGGAAGTCGCGCGCCGACATCGCTTCGCGCGCGTCGGGCAGGGCGGGGTGGTCGCGCGGGAAGTCGTCGGGGTAGTAGCCCAGGTGGCGGACGCCGGCGGCGCGCAGCATGCGCGTCTGCGCGCGCAGGGTTTCGCCGGCGATCGGTTCGCCGCTGCGCCAGTCCACCGTCTGCAGCTCGAACAGGGTCTTCTCTAGGCCGCGCGGCGTGCCCGCGACCGCGTCTACGAGCCCGCGCAGCCAGCGCTCGGGATCCCCGGCGCCCTCGAGCTGAGGCATCGCCATCAACGCGGTGAGGTCGTAGGCGCGATGGAAGGCCGCGAGGTCCTGCGCGAACCAGGCTTGCGAGGCCGGCTCCAGGACCGGGCGCGCGAACAGGTTGCGCATCGTCGCCAGCTTGGGCCGCCAGCGTTCGGCCTCGGCCTGCAGCGCGAGGGTGAAATCGACCAGCCCGGCCGTGCGGCGCGCCGAAATGCCATCGCCGTAACCGGGAATCTCGTCGTCGCGCAGGTAGGCGTCGTCGTGGAACAGGAGGCCGTCGAAATGGCTGTTGGCGGCGAGATCGGCATACAGCTCGCCGACGATCGCCAGCGTGCGCGGATCGCCCGGATCGAGCCGTGGGATCTCGTCCGGATTGCCCGACGCGATCCGCAGCTCGCGCTGCAGGCCGGCATCGGCGAGTTCGAAGCCGAGCACCGGCAGCCATGCGAACACCCGCACCCCGGCGCGCGTGCGCAGCTGCCACGCCACCCGGTTGAACAGGTCGGCGCGCATCGGCAGGTGCCGGTTCGGGAAGTACAGCGCCTCGGCCGCGCCGTCGCCGTCGGGATCGGCGAACGCCTGCAGCAGCACGTGGCTGGGACCGATGTCCTGGACCCGCTGGACCAGCTGGTCGACATTCCGTGCCGTCTGCGCCGGGTCGTCGTCGAACACGTAGTCCATGTCCACCTGGATCGCGCGCACGCCGTCGAGCGAGAGATCGCGGCGCAGCTCGCCGGCCAGGTCGCGCACGTCCGGATTGCCGTGGATGAGCAGGCGCGCGAGGCTGCCGAGCGCGTCCTGCCCGGCGCTGTCCTCGCCCTGCTGGCCGAGATCGGCCTGCTGCGAGCGCCCTTCGAGATCGAACGACAGGACCATGCCCATGTCGCCCGCCAGCGCGTTGGCCACGTCGTTGTAGGCCGCGTACGGCCAGACGATCACGCGCGGCGCGCGGTCGAGATGGCGGGCGATGGCATCGCGGCTCGCCTGCAGGTCGGCCGCGATCCGCGTGCGGTACGCGCCTTCCGACTCGTAGCCGCGGGCAGCGTCCCAGATGCGCGTCACCGCGGCCGGTGTCTGGTTGCCGAAGGGATTGCCGGGCAGGCCGCGATGCAGGTCGTGGCTGTGCGACCCGACCTCGACCAGGCCGCTGTCCTGCATCTCCCGCAACTGGTCCCAGGTAAGGAAGTCGTCGCGGGTGAAGTCGCGCGGGCCGTAGGGCACGGTGCCGTCCGTTGGCAGGGCCAGCCAGCCGGTGACCGGTGCGACCAGTGCGGGATAGCCGTAGGCGCGCAGCAACGGGAACGCGTGCGTGTAGGCGCTGCGCAGGCCGTCGTCGAAGGTCAGCAGCACCGCCCTGGCGGGAAGCGGGGCGCCACCGGCACGGGCGTCGAGCACCGCCTGCACGCT contains:
- the pgaB gene encoding poly-beta-1,6-N-acetyl-D-glucosamine N-deacetylase PgaB, producing MNPFRSRLWQVAVLMALALLAPATQASLLVLSYHDIRDDVAAKGDPDAYAVSTTNFAQHLDWLRAHGYQPVSVQAVLDARAGGAPLPARAVLLTFDDGLRSAYTHAFPLLRAYGYPALVAPVTGWLALPTDGTVPYGPRDFTRDDFLTWDQLREMQDSGLVEVGSHSHDLHRGLPGNPFGNQTPAAVTRIWDAARGYESEGAYRTRIAADLQASRDAIARHLDRAPRVIVWPYAAYNDVANALAGDMGMVLSFDLEGRSQQADLGQQGEDSAGQDALGSLARLLIHGNPDVRDLAGELRRDLSLDGVRAIQVDMDYVFDDDPAQTARNVDQLVQRVQDIGPSHVLLQAFADPDGDGAAEALYFPNRHLPMRADLFNRVAWQLRTRAGVRVFAWLPVLGFELADAGLQRELRIASGNPDEIPRLDPGDPRTLAIVGELYADLAANSHFDGLLFHDDAYLRDDEIPGYGDGISARRTAGLVDFTLALQAEAERWRPKLATMRNLFARPVLEPASQAWFAQDLAAFHRAYDLTALMAMPQLEGAGDPERWLRGLVDAVAGTPRGLEKTLFELQTVDWRSGEPIAGETLRAQTRMLRAAGVRHLGYYPDDFPRDHPALPDAREAMSARDFPYLER